In Quercus robur chromosome 11, dhQueRobu3.1, whole genome shotgun sequence, the following proteins share a genomic window:
- the LOC126705531 gene encoding probable LRR receptor-like serine/threonine-protein kinase At3g47570 yields the protein MKISSFLVFFVLLLVHCLMASTTVAARTNITTDQSALLALKDHITDDPYKTLASNWSTSTSVCNWIGITCGSKHLRVTALNLSHMGLSGTIAPQVGKLTFLSHLSFRNNNFHGSLPNELASLRKLEVVSFGLNNFSGMLPSWFGFLPKLQVLYAYMNSFEGTVPESLGNILSLKVLHLSENKLSGRIPKGLGNCTSLEIIHLDDNYFTGEIPHEIVTLPNLTEVTLANNSLTGHIPNATFNGSNIEVISLYMNQLSGNLPSSIGHWLPNLKVLYLWENRLEGIIPNSISNASMLTELELGANYFYGSIPNTLGNLRHLERLNLVNNFLTRESSTLELSFLSSLTNCLNLTSIVVGNNPLNGTLPILKGNFSTSLEEFVAFKCNIKGIIPREIGNLSNLMTLNLNDNELIGPIPTIVGNLGNLQGLFLQNNRIHGSIPNDICHLRKLVDLHLSQNELFGSIPTCWGSLSSLQNLYLDSNQLTSIPTSFWSLRDILRINLSSNSLNGYLPLDIGKLEHVTQMDLSWNKLSGEIHAIKGLCFLVNLSLAHNKFQGPIPQSFGNLISMERLDLSDNKFSGEIPQSLIELKCLKYFNVSFNRLQGEIPSRGVFNQFSASSFMGNQALCGPLKLQVPPCKRSSKTTTAVIVRYILPTMIAAILALFLVFVLMRGQKRDAKRKSQGDLLPLATWRRITYLELEQATNGFNETNLVGKGSFGSVYKGTLSDGTTVAIKVFNLNIEGGCKSFEDECDILCSIRHRNLVKIISCCSSNDFKALVLEYMPKGSLQKLLYSHNYFLDMLERLSMMIDVASALEYLHHRCPLPVVHCDLKPSNILLNKDTVALVSDFGISKFLGNEDSMTQTMTLATIGYMAPEYGSQGIISTRGDVYSYGILLMETFTRKNPTDEMFAGEMNLKGWVRQSIPHSVIEVIDSNLLKRGEENFNVKLDCMLSIMKLAMACSTKAPEERSNMRDVVTTLKNIKLKFLKDVGED from the exons ATGAAGATTTCTTCCTTTCTCGTcttttttgtgttgttgttgGTACACTGTTTAATGGCTAGCACAACTGTGGCAGCGAGGACCAACATCACCACAGACCAATCAGCTCTCCTTGCTCTCAAAGACCATATCACTGATGACCCTTACAAAACCTTGGCAAGCAATTGGTCTACCTCTACCTCTGTTTGCAACTGGATTGGGATCACTTGTGGTTCCAAACACCTTAGAGTCACTGCCTTGAATCTTTCTCACATGGGTCTTTCAGGAACCATTGCTCCACAAGTGGGAAAACTAACATTCTTGTCTCATTTATCCTtcagaaacaacaattttcatggTTCTCTGCCCAATGAGTTAGCTTCCTTGCGAAAATTGGAAGTTGTCAGCTTTGGATTGAACAACTTTTCTGGAATGTTACCATCATGGTTTGGGTTCTTACCTAAACTTCAAGTGTTGTATGCTTACATGAACAGTTTTGAAGGTACTGTTCCAGAATCTCTAGGCAACATATTGTCACTGAAAGTACTTCATCTCAGCGAAAACAAACTTTCAG GAAGGATTCCAAAAGGTTTGGGAAATTGTACTTCCCTTGAGATAATTCACTTGGACGATAACTACTTTACAG GTGAAATACCACATGAGATTGTGACTCTTCCAAATCTAACGGAAGTAACCTTGGCCAATAACAGCTTAACTGGTCACATCCCAAATGCAACCTTCAACGGCTCAAACATTGAAGTCATTAGTCTATACATGAACCAGCTCTCTGGAAATCTTCCATCAAGCATAGGCCACTGGCTTCCAAATCTTAAGGTACTTTATTTATGGGAAAATAGACTAGAAGGAATAATCCCCAATTCTATCTCAAATGCTTCTATGCTCACTGAACTTGAGCTGGGTGCAAATTATTTCTATGGCTCTATTCCTAATACCCTGGGAAATTTAAGGCATTTGGAGAGACTCAACTTAGTCAACAATTTTTTGACTAGAGAATCATCAACTCTAGAATTGAGTTTTCTTTCATCTTTGACAAATTGCTTAAATTTGACAAGTATAGTGGTAGGAAATAACCCACTGAATGGAACCCTTCCGATTCTCAAAGGAAATTTTTCTACTTCTCTTGAAGAATTTGTAGCATTTAAGTGCAACATTAAGGGCATAATTCCAAGAGAAATTGGTAATTTAAGCAATTTGATGACCCTAAACCTAAACGACAACGAATTGATTGGACCTATTCCAACTATAGTCGGAAATCTGGGAAATCTCCAAGGTTTGTTTCTTCAAAACAATAGAATCCATGGGTCAATCCCAAATGATATTTGTCATTTGAGGAAATTGGTTGATTTACATTTAAGTCAAAATGAGCTCTTTGGATCAATACCAACATGTTGGGGAAGTCTTTCTTCACttcaaaatttgtatttggattccAACCAGCTAACTTCCATACCCACATCCTTTTGGAGTCTTAGAGACATACTACGAATAAACTTGTCATCCAATTCTTTAAATGGTTATCTACCATTAGATATTGGGAAACTGGAGCATGTAACACAAATGGACTTATCATGGAATAAATTATCAGGTGAAATTCATGCTATTAAAGGCCTATGTTTTTTGGTTAACCTCTCTTTAGCGCATAACAAATTCCAGGGTCCTATTCCTCAATCATTTGGTAATTTGATAAGCATGGAACGTTTGGATCTATCTGATAACAAATTTTCAGGAGAAATTCCCCAGTCTCTAATAGAACTCAAATGCCTCAAATATTTCAATGTGTCTTTCAATAGATTGCAAGGTGAAATTCCTTCTAGAGGTGTTTTTAATCAATTCTCAGCATCATCATTCATGGGAAATCAAGCATTATGTGGTCCACTCAAACTGCAAGTTCCACCATGTAAAAGAAGTTCAAAGACAACCACTGCAGTTATAGTAAGGTATATTCTGCCAACAATGATAGCAGCAATACTTGCATTATTCCTTgtatttgttttaatgagagGGCAAAAGAGAGATGCAAAACGAAAAAGTCAAGGAGATTTGTTACCTCTAGCAACATGGAGAAGAATAACATATCTAGAACTTGAACAAGCAACAAATGGATTCAACGAAACTAACTTAGTTGGGAAAGGGAGTTTTGGCTCAGTGTACAAAGGTACACTTTCAGATGGGACTACTGTTGCAataaaggtttttaatttgaatatagAAGGAGGGTGTAAGAGTTTTGAAGATGAATGTGATATATTGTGCAGTATTCGCCACCGAAATCTTGTGAAAATCATCAGTTGTTGTAGTAGCAATGATTTTAAAGCCTTGGTGCTAGAGTACATGCCCAAGGGGAGCCTTCAGAAGTTGTTGTATTCTCATAACTACTTCTTGGATATGCTAGAAAGATTGAGCATGATGATAGATGTTGCATCAGCATTGGAGTATCTCCATCATCGCTGTCCTTTACCTGTTGTTCATTGTGATTTGAAGCCAAGCAATATTCTTCTAAACAAAGACACGGTAGCACTTGTAAGTGACTTTGGCATTTCAAAATTCTTAGGCAATGAAGACTCTATGACACAAACCATGACATTGGCCACTATTGGTTACATGGCACCAG AGTATGGATCACAAGGGATTATTTCCACACGCGGTGACGTGTATAGTTATGGCATTTTGTTAATGGAAACATTCACCAGAAAGAATCCCACAGATGAAATGTTTGCCGGAGAAATGAACCTAAAAGGTTGGGTAAGACAATCAATACCTCATTCAGTAATTGAAGTTATAGATTCTAATTTGCTGAAGAGAGGTGAAGAGAATTTTAATGTTAAGCTGGATTGTATGTTGTCCATTATGAAATTGGCTATGGCTTGTTCAACAAAGGCACCTGAAGAGAGGTCAAACATGAGAGATGTCGTAACaacactcaaaaatatcaaattaaagTTTCTAAAGGATGTTGGAGAAGATTGA